The genomic region CTAAAACAAGCTGTTACTTATTATGCCGTACTTATAGTTGTACAAACGTATTGTTCTAAAATTCCACTCGGTCATCTACATAGCATACGGTCTTAATAATAATAGTCTAGTATAGTAATATCTTTGTTACCTGTTCAGCGCCGTGCCTGGTGATGCTTGATCCAAGCAAGGGGACGACCGGGGATCGACTCTACACCGCTCTAACCAAAGCCATGGACGCCATCCACAGTGGCCGCCGTTTTTGTGTTGAGGTAGCTTGCTATTTATTTCACTCATTATTCGTACAGGCCCATGCCTGGTGATGCTAGACCCCGACAATGGGACGATAATGACAAAACCTACTTTACAGTGCCCTCGCAAAAGTCATGCAACAGCACATGCGCATAACCACTTGCGTTTGGAAATATAATCAATAAGTTTCTTCGCTTTAATGTTCTGATGCTCAAGACATAAGACCAATCGTTTTCACTATTCGCAATGGCGTATGCTGATTAACCTTTTGATCATCCCATACTTTCAGATTAACCTGAACGGGTGTGTTGAGCGCTGGTGCCGCAGTGTGCTACTCACAGAATGCGAGGTTGAGGGCGCAAGAATGGTTGTTACGAACGGCGAGGAGTACGAAACCATGGGACGCGCGGAAAAAATCGTCTGCTGTCTTTTTTGCTTTCCTGTCTGGGCACTTCAGACATGCATTTACAAGGTTGAATTTAGCGACAAGTACATTcggttttcatttaaaaaaggtttagaAATAACCATTTAATACGTTTTCTGTTTTCCGATGATGTGTCTTAACTCTGAATGTAACAGCAAATGTATATATACGTATGCCAGTAATCCATGTCCGGTAAAACTAAACAACATTAACTGGTATAACGCCAAAGTTTCGGCCACATTACAACCTATGTCGTGATGTCTGTTTTTCGCATCGCCGGCTACTCTCGCAGCACTTTTATGCTCTGCTTCATTGTCGGAAAGTAATGTATTGTGAACGGAATATGTTACCGGGGTGCCGACGATGGTCTTTAGAGGCGCGACATCTTTTTAGATTCATAGGGTGTTCTATTCACATTCAATTATATTGTTGTACTTTActgaaagtattaaaaagatCGCAATTGTGAATTAATATATTCTGTGAAAAAGTCCAATGCCTCTTTCATAATCCTATACCTGTGAAATGCAGATACACCGGACGGTGGCCTATGATGACTTCACGATCTCGTTTGATGCTGAAGATATGTTTCTACACGGTGCTGTAGCAGATTTAACCTGTCAGAGGGATTTCATATTCAAAGCAATAACAGGTTTGAAGTAACATATACGTTTTTATTTCTAGTTGACTTCATTCCATATGATGCCCATGCGAATATGCTCAAACCCTTGTAATTAAGAACTGTGACCAATTGATGAGCTACAACACTGATTGGTTTATGGCTTTTTGGTAGAATTtcgtttgaaaatgaatatgcatttagtccgaaaataatgttaatatgtaAACGGAAATAATAACATGAATCATTATTTGctgcatttcaatattttcaaattaaaattgcaGACCAAGATCAAGATCATGTGTTTAGAACGCGCTGTGCAGAGCAGACGGACGAGAAAACGCTACAGACGCTAGGATCGTACAAATTTGTCTGCGTTAAGAAAGTTGAAAAGATGGATGACGAGGAAGAGACTATTAAAGAGCACACAACAACTTCATTTGGAGATCTGGTGAATAAACGAAAAGAAAAGGTTTTAGCTAAAGATGCTAAAAAACGGTCCACTGGAATTGTAAAGAATACATCAATGACTTTCGACGAAGCTAAATCAAAAGAATCTTCTAGCGGATATATCAATGACGACACGAGAGGAAAATTACAAGGTGCAACTAGTTCAAAAGATGGAGTTGTAAATAAAGCATTTGCTCACGACGATAAATCGAAAGAAATAGAAGACGTTACAGTGTCTCCAAGAATACCGGAGCTGAAAAGCGTTGTTGGACAACAGGGTGATGATGTTAATCTTGATGTTATAGATGAAAGTAAAGAAGCACTGTCTGATTCGATCACGTCAGTATCAGAGACCGATTCCGCTATATTTGAAATGTCCAAATCTGTGTCAGGGGTACGTAAGAATATATCTAGCAAAAGCCTTACAGCTGTATGCtcttttgaaattaatgattaTGATTTAGCTGATGACGAGAGTAGTGATGATGACGAATTCCAGACAAAGCCATCATTATTAAAGAATACAGAGAGCAAAGAAAATTTGTTTGACGAATTagctaaaataaacaaaacgcTGCCGACTGCCAAACAAGTACCGCTAGCATCTTCCGAAATTGACCATTCTGAACATAAAGATGAACACGGCGATGCTAAGAAAAACAAAGACAGAAAGAAGCATAAAGTGGGAAAAGTTCTCAAAGATTTGACCAAGACAACAAAAGCAACAAAAATGTCGTTACCATCCGAGGAGGATACTAAATATAAAGAAGCACGTGAAAAACTTAAACACTCAAGACTTAAAACTTCTCTTCGTGAAAGTCAGGAACAAACAAGGGACACTGATGACAATAATACAGGAAGTTTCAATACAAAAGGCAGCGCTAGCAAAGGCAAACAAGTAAATAAAGACCCTGGGAATTCCAAAGctgaaaatatttcagaattaATGTTTGATGCATCTTCCACTGATGGTGAAGATGTTGAAATGATTTATCAAGCAGGCGCAAAAGATAGGAGTGTCAATAAAACCGCTGGCCGTGAAACACCGATCGGTCAGGTTAACGGGTTACAAGTCACTAACAAAGAAACGTGTAATGATACAGATGAAGCGAAAACTGCCGGCTTAGCAAATACCACTGTTGAAGATAACTGGGATGATTCAGAAAGTGATGAAGATAGAAACAACGACTCTGGTAAAACCACGATAAAAAGTCTTTCCATGCCCAACGCTATTTTGCCTGATAATCCTCGGCCTAAATTTATGGCCGTACATGCTAAAAGTCTTGAAGATGACATGGATGTAACGGATATGGATGAATTTGATGGTAATGTTAACAGAGAACAAAAGGTAGCAGGTACTACCGCGGTTGTACCTCCTCTTAGACTCAACATTGGTGAACAGCTCGGTAAAAAGGCCAAACGACCCTCGAGAAATTTCAGCTCGAACAGAAAATACCTTGGTACAGCGGTTCCGCCAAGATTAAAGAAACATTGACGTGTAGTGTCCTGTATTTCCAATATGAGTGTGGGTTATTGTTTTCTTGCCTGATGCCGTTGATGGTTTGCAATGAAAACATTACTGTAATGAAATACGTGTTCATATAGTTCATTTATCGCGTATTGCCGTATCTTCAAAAGTTGCCTCAACAATAATTCGGTAACTTTAAAAAGGATTTTAATGATACTTTGAATACTTATTAATACAGTAGGAAGTTGTGCACAGCATAGAAATGTTgaatttaagtcatttttttttgcaaagtgATCCCCGCGTgtagtttgatattttataccAGTTTTATTTTTACGGTCCATTGACACTTAAACACTTAGATATCAATGTTAAAGTCATCCTGGGTGCCATGTTACAAAGTAccgttttctttgtttttcccCCAAATACACATATGACCGAAaattcagaactttgttaacaaCGTGACTTATGAGATGATTGTTAACTtccaaactttaaatatttgatgatctgctaaaatatttaaataaaacaggtaCAGCTGAAAtagttgtttaaaatgttgttcagAATACTGCAGATGTATAAGTGTATATATCAGTGAACAAACGACCCcgtcttaaaaatattatgaaactacttgaagaaataaaattcCAACCTTTTACTGATATTGTTATCTCCCCTTGCATAACATATTTACTTTGCTTCGTGGCGCTTCGAAAACCGcattacaaaaaatactgtGAAAACTATAGggtcaaaacataatttaatccCAATGCGGAGGAGGGTGACTCCTCCAACATCATCACCAACATGATTTGctaatgcatatttatttacatatataggAATGCCGTTCTATAATTTCCTAGAGTTTCTTATATGGGTAGAATTCACTAACATATGTACTCCATTGACGGCGACGTCATTTGGAATAGGTTTCGATGTTGACCTATGGGCGATAAGTGATCGCAATGGACCAGCCAACATTATAATTggtgtaatatatattttgttttacttctaTAATTCCTCTTCATGCAGTACAGTTTGTTTATTCAGACAATCGTATTCTTGCTAATTTTTGAGAATTCAATCACGTggactttattttaaaaatcataaatgctattcctttataataaatatcattacaCTTCTTATAATTACTTTGAATTTCTGTTCTCATATATGcccctgggctggtattcataaaacatctaaagtcatttccttaccttaagtcattttcttggTTCAGTATCGCATTGTTCAAATGATTGAATatcttaataatatttaaaatactttattttcatttaacttgGTCAAAGGCCAATGTCGTGGTGACCATGGTGATTACATTGAGCTGAaaatcggtttccgatcaatatatgAAGAACACTTAGGCCAAGGGATCTTAAACCTACTAGGTAGGTCATGACCGTAATGTGAACTCATTTGATTTTGagggtcaaggtcgtggtgaacTTCAGTTATATATGAAGAACGCTTTGGCTTAGGGCC from Mya arenaria isolate MELC-2E11 chromosome 3, ASM2691426v1 harbors:
- the LOC128226113 gene encoding uncharacterized protein LOC128226113 — translated: MASSQLNSDNFMGGIVSSSFIPQDVGSPFAIGEEPSEDPDSQKAADKLSSFLLSGKPAVSSGWGAGAPGNQTDEDKLIHLTCTDEGKSTNINKTEEYNSGYSGLSILPWEEFVFNPRALNDLFYAESNRKITYDPDEVNVFFHGRNVMPPTIGDISENGKCWNIMVENIAQLRKVRTLLCEKSSVFGVTLNYKPKRFAKPERAPCLVMLDPSKGTTGDRLYTALTKAMDAIHSGRRFCVEINLNGCVERWCRSVLLTECEVEGARMVVTNGEEYETMGRAEKIVCCLFCFPVWALQTCIYKIHRTVAYDDFTISFDAEDMFLHGAVADLTCQRDFIFKAITDQDQDHVFRTRCAEQTDEKTLQTLGSYKFVCVKKVEKMDDEEETIKEHTTTSFGDLVNKRKEKVLAKDAKKRSTGIVKNTSMTFDEAKSKESSSGYINDDTRGKLQGATSSKDGVVNKAFAHDDKSKEIEDVTVSPRIPELKSVVGQQGDDVNLDVIDESKEALSDSITSVSETDSAIFEMSKSVSGVRKNISSKSLTAVCSFEINDYDLADDESSDDDEFQTKPSLLKNTESKENLFDELAKINKTLPTAKQVPLASSEIDHSEHKDEHGDAKKNKDRKKHKVGKVLKDLTKTTKATKMSLPSEEDTKYKEAREKLKHSRLKTSLRESQEQTRDTDDNNTGSFNTKGSASKGKQVNKDPGNSKAENISELMFDASSTDGEDVEMIYQAGAKDRSVNKTAGRETPIGQVNGLQVTNKETCNDTDEAKTAGLANTTVEDNWDDSESDEDRNNDSGKTTIKSLSMPNAILPDNPRPKFMAVHAKSLEDDMDVTDMDEFDGNVNREQKVAGTTAVVPPLRLNIGEQLGKKAKRPSRNFSSNRKYLGTAVPPRLKKH